The genome window CGTGGCAGAGGACCACCCCGGCCCCGAGCCCGCGCGCGGCCTCGACCGCAGTCCCTATACGGTCCGGTGGTATGTGGGTGAGTTCCACGCCGGGGAGCACGGTCGGTTCTCCTCCCCCTCCCCCCCCCTCCCGGTCGATTGATTTGAGGAAGCCGTGGACCTGAGCGAGCACCTGTTCGAGGTTGGAGCCGTCAACGTGGTCTGTTATGGCGAGCGCCCGGTATCCCATTACGGCGGCCCTCCTCAATAGCTCGGAGGGCAGGAGCGCCCCGTCGCTCAGGAGGGTATGGGTATGGAAGTCCATCATACCGGAGCGGCCATGGTGGAGACATAGTCCTCTTTTATGAGGCGCTGGAATAGGGCCTGGAGTATTTTGAATATGCTGTCGTCGGCCGAGGCGGGGTTGAACGTGAAAAGCGGCTCGTCCGACTCGAGGGAGAAGGCCTTTTTGAAAGAGTCCGCCACCTTGCCTTCCGGCTTACCGGAGCCCGAGAAGATATGGACCGCCGGCACGCGTCTTTTGCGGAGGATCTCGTTCTTTGTGTCGGCGAGCTCGGGCAGGTAATCCGTATCTTCCTCGGAGCACAGGAGCATGAGCCCTATGAGGTTCGTGGAGAAGGCGCTCAAGAGAGGGAGCATATGCTTCACCGTGGGGACGACGAAGAAGACCACCTCCATCCCGCCGTAGAGTTTCAGGGCCCCTATTTCCCCGAGCGGGACCTCCTCGGAGGCCTTTGAAGAGGATATGGCGCGGCTCAGGGAAAAGCCCGGAAGGCGTTTGCAGGCGTGGATTAACTCCATCGCCGACCCGACCGACGATGGGACGAGGAATATCTTTCCGAAGTTGACGCTTAACATCTCGGGCCACCTGTTTACCACCTTCTCCTTTATCAGTACGGCCTGGGTGGAGGAGATGAACTCCTTCTCTTCCTCCTCCAGCGCCCCCGTCTCCTCGGACGCTTCCTCCACTTCGAGTATGCCCCTGTTTATGAGGCTCGTAAGGGTTTTGTATATCTCGTAGTCTGGGAACGAGCAGTGGTCCGACAGGTCCCCGACCTTCGAGTGGAAGTCCAGGAGGAAGAGGACCTCGTATATTATGGGCTTAAGGCCCTTGGGCAGCGTGGTGGTGTCGACCTTGGGCTTAAGGGTCGAGTCCACGTCTGGGAAGAGGTGCTTTGATTTTTCGAACTCGTCAAGCTGCCGCATCCCCTCCATCAGGAGGTTCCCGGTCGAGGACTGCATCCTCTGGGGGACGCTTATCGGTTCCGGCAGGAACTCAAAGGTGCCCTCCTTCCA of Thermodesulfobacteriota bacterium contains these proteins:
- a CDS encoding DUF4388 domain-containing protein, giving the protein MAENNKILLALKDPEEAAEISEYLKAKGCELTDAADGAKAIEMSLKEPPLLIVIDVDLPVISGDRVFQILTNNPHTAKVPFVFLSDSVAYVKAFRVGKDIFLTRPFNVEELFGRIKQTLLSTGKEEKEADTGEMRGSLAHMSLVDLLQVLHFNKKEGELKATSGKISGTVYIKDGQIYNVLLGEAEKEKALFRLLSWKEGTFEFLPEPISVPQRMQSSTGNLLMEGMRQLDEFEKSKHLFPDVDSTLKPKVDTTTLPKGLKPIIYEVLFLLDFHSKVGDLSDHCSFPDYEIYKTLTSLINRGILEVEEASEETGALEEEEKEFISSTQAVLIKEKVVNRWPEMLSVNFGKIFLVPSSVGSAMELIHACKRLPGFSLSRAISSSKASEEVPLGEIGALKLYGGMEVVFFVVPTVKHMLPLLSAFSTNLIGLMLLCSEEDTDYLPELADTKNEILRKRRVPAVHIFSGSGKPEGKVADSFKKAFSLESDEPLFTFNPASADDSIFKILQALFQRLIKEDYVSTMAAPV